In Pseudomonas saponiphila, the genomic stretch GCTTTGAAAGCAAGACTATCAGTGCCTATTAATAGTCGACATGTCTGTCATTGATTCCGTGCCCTTGCTAAGCGGGGCGGACAGCACTTCCCGTGCGCGGCCTGACTACAAACAACATTTAGCCGGTGCAGAGTACCAGCCTTTACCCGTAAGATTCACGCCGACCTTTTTACCCAAAGGGTCGCTCCCGTCAAGTTCGCTGACTCTGCCAGGACTCCAGATGAATCGTAATGACCTGCGTCGTGTCGACCTGAACCTGTTGATCGTGTTCGAAACACTGATGCACGAACGCAGCGTGACCCGCGCCGCCGAGAAGCTGTTTCTTGGCCAGCCGGCCATCAGCGCCGCCTTGTCGCGCCTGCGCAATCTGTTCGACGACCCCCTGTTTGTGCGCACCGGCCGTAGCATGGAGCCGTCGGCCCGGGCGGTGGAAATCTTCGCCCTGCTCTCGCCGGCCCTGGACTCGATCTCCACCGCCGTCAGTCGCGCCGCCGAATTCGATCCCGCCACCAGCACCGCGGTGTTCCGGATAGGCTTGTCCGACGACGTGGAGTTCGCCCTGCTGCCCATGCTGCTCAAGCGCCTGCGGGCCGAGGCGCCGGGTATCGTGCTGGTGGTGCGCCGGGCCAACTACCTGCTGATGCCGTCGCTGCTGGCTTCCGGTGAAATATCCATCGGCGTCAGCTACACCGCCGACCTGCCGGCCAACGCCAAGCGCAAGGTATTGCGCCGCAGCCTGCCGAAACTGCTGCGTGCCGACACCGTTCCGGGCGCCCTGAGCCTGGACGACTTCTGCGCCCGCCCCCATGCCCTGGTGTCGTTTGCCGGGGACCTGAGCGGCTTTATCGATGAAGAACTGGAGAAGCTCGGACGCAAGCGCCACGTGGTACTCGCCGTGCCGCAATTCAACGGCCTGAGCACCCTGCTGGCCGGCACCGACATCCTCGCCACCGTCCCCGACTACACCGCCGACGCCCTGACCGCTGCTGGCGGAGTACGTGCTGAAGACCCGCCCCTGCCAGTGCGCAGCTTCGAGTTGCACATGGCCTGGCGCGGCTCCCAGGACAACGACCCGGGAGAACGCTGGTTGCGTTCGCGGATTCAGATGTTCTTTGGCGATCCGGATAGTCTTTGATGGCTAGGTGCCCAGCCTCAACCTTGAGGCGAGGGCATGCGCAAGGTCGGTATGCCGCCTC encodes the following:
- a CDS encoding LysR family transcriptional regulator yields the protein MNRNDLRRVDLNLLIVFETLMHERSVTRAAEKLFLGQPAISAALSRLRNLFDDPLFVRTGRSMEPSARAVEIFALLSPALDSISTAVSRAAEFDPATSTAVFRIGLSDDVEFALLPMLLKRLRAEAPGIVLVVRRANYLLMPSLLASGEISIGVSYTADLPANAKRKVLRRSLPKLLRADTVPGALSLDDFCARPHALVSFAGDLSGFIDEELEKLGRKRHVVLAVPQFNGLSTLLAGTDILATVPDYTADALTAAGGVRAEDPPLPVRSFELHMAWRGSQDNDPGERWLRSRIQMFFGDPDSL